One Tachysurus vachellii isolate PV-2020 chromosome 18, HZAU_Pvac_v1, whole genome shotgun sequence DNA segment encodes these proteins:
- the anks4b gene encoding ankyrin repeat and SAM domain-containing protein 4B, whose product MSRYHKAAIDGNLDLLKEATRKDLNTPDDDGMTPTLWAAYHGRLEALQLICSRGGDPNKSDIWGNTPLHHAASNGYRHILNFLVNFGANLFALDNDFHTPMDVAASRDHMNCVHFLDNAASQQMMKNPKHVENLKKQAAKDAKHKVKECEKVKQRHQNKMDRMYRASVGSASEAKPNFSSSTGTTNSLNQLVASNKFGSIKGTLQRKFGKKGTMSKKAENETAQMAELEDVFNEQDENEEDEAGTGEFDDEEDNDADQAEESLFKRPGLGKMVFRKNFSMEMGVEPDEFPIGDTEDLGFLVRKEVFEAEDAGLDDQSEEDSQLPWNQEEIGLEEDEETSPLQSFLSSVNLLDFAPVFIREKLDLEALMLCSDDDLKGIRIQLGPRKKILEAAARRKAALEKPGVMKDTFL is encoded by the exons ATGTCTAGATATCATAAGGCAGCCATTGATGGTAATTTGGATCTGTTGAAGGAGGCCACTAGGAAAGACCTGAACACTCCGGATGATGATGGGATGACCCCGACTCTCTGGGCCGCTTATCACGGCAGACTAGAGGCTCTGCAACTCATCTGCAGCAGAGG TGGAGATCCCAACAAGAGCGACATTTGGGGAAACACACCCTTACACCATGCAGCCTCTAACGGTTATAGACACATACTGAACTTCCTGGTGAACTTTGGTGCCAATCTCTTTGCGCTGGATAATGATTTCCACACACCAATGGACGTTGCGGCATCTCGAGATCATATGAACTGCGTCCACTTCCTAGACAATGCTGCTTCCCAGCAGATGATGAAGAACCCCAAACATGTGGAAAACTTGAAGAAACAAGCAGCCAAAGATGCAAAACACAAGGTGAAGGAGTGTGAAAAGGTCAAGCAGAGGCACCAGAATAAGATGGACAGGATGTACCGTGCCAGTGTAGGCTCTGCCTCTGAAGCCAAGCCAAATTTTTCATCTAGCACCGGAACCACAAACAGCTTAAATCAGCTTGTTGCTTCCAACAAATTTGGGTCCATTAAAGGAACTCTTCAGCGCAAGTTTGGAAAGAAGGGCACCATGTCGAAAAAAGCAGAGAATGAAACAGCCCAAATGGCAGAATTAGAAGATGTCTTCAATGAGCAGGATGAAAATGAAGAGGATGAAGCTGGAACTGGTGAatttgatgatgaagaagacaaTGATGCAGATCAGGCAGAAGAATCCCTGTTTAAGAGACCAGGCCTTGGAAAGATGGTCTTCCGAAAGAACTTCTCCATGGAAATGGGAGTCGAACCAGATGAATTTCCTATTGGTGACACAGAGGACCTGGGATTCCTGGTCCGTAAGGAGGTGTTTGAAGCAGAGGACGCAGGACTGGATGACCAATCCGAAGAGGATTCACAATTGCCTTGGAACCAGGAGGAGATTGGATTGGAAGAAGACGAGGAAACTTCACCCCTGCAATCCTTCCTGTCCTCTGTAAACCTACTAGACTTTGCTCCTGTGTTTATCCGTGAGAAGTTAGACCTGGAGGCCCTCATGCTCTGCTCAGACGATGATCTAAAAGGCATCCGAATCCAGCTTGGGCCTCGCAAGAAGATTCTGGAAGCAGCAGCTAGAAGAAAGGCTGCTTTGGAGAAACCTGGTGTAATGAAGGACACCTTTCTGTGA
- the si:ch211-256e16.3 gene encoding kelch-like protein 20 — protein MEIMAANMLTSAPTPAPSTLPPSPCLEDLGPPLGTLDSEDYVFVEPRHPNKVLEGLNSLRLNNAFCDVTLCCGGQEFPCHRIVLASFSSYFQAMFSTDLMESRQERVAINGVEPQMIGMLVTYAYTAEVVISKASVQALLAAANLLDVMAVREACCRFMERQMDEINCVGIHCFAEAHSCKELERHSMEYIQQHFSTVCKQEEFLSLCADKLTEIISSDHLNVPQEETVFEAAMLWLNKCDSRRQSFEKVLEHIRLPLISPYYIHDVIESMDVVKESRKCQELISEAKDYLLLQDRRGELYSPRARPRRAMGTAEVIVTVGGEDDKVVLRSVESFDPMTSQWKSLACLPFAVSKHGLVVSGSMLYLAGGEFPDGSASREMWRYDPCFDSWLEMAPMNVARSELGLVMLDGYVFAVGGWEGRSRLDSVECYNPHANTWQFMESVKMAVTSPAVVALDGLLYVTGGAVLEDGDGTDLAQVYNPKTHVWTEVAPMQIARSGSAACTLKGKIYVIGGWHASTENTDKVECYDPKSNKWTMCAPMKERRYRPGVAVVDGKIYVLGGEEGWDRYHDTIERYCDETDSWELVGEMPTSRSWLSCVSLHMRKESHAAGPPGTAAETEFPVD, from the exons ATGGAAATCATGGCTGCAAATATGCTAACTAGTGCCCCTACCCCTGCGCCATCCACACTGCCCCCATCGCCATGTTTGGAAGACCTCGGTCCCCCGCTCGGGACGTTGGACAGCGAAGATTATGTGTTTGTTGAGCCTCGACATCCCAACAAGGTGCTGGAAGGCTTGAACAGCCTGAGGCTTAACAATGCCTTCTGCGATGTCACGCTTTGCTGTGGGGGGCAGGAGTTTCCCTGTCATCGTATCGTTCTTGCCTCTTTCAGCTCCTACTTCCAG GCTATGTTCTCCACTGACCTGATGGAGTCACGTCAGGAACGAGTGGCCATCAATGGTGTGGAGCCACAAATGATTGGCATGCTCGTCACCTACGCCTATACTGCCGAGGTGGTGATCTCCAAGGCCAGCGTTCAGGCCCTTCTGGCTGCAGCCAACCTGCTGGATGTCATGGCAGTGCGTGAGGCCTGTTGCAGGTTCATGGAGCGTCAGATGGACGAAATCAACTGTGTAGGCATCCACTGCTTTGCTGAGGCACACTCATGTAAAGAGCTGGAGCGTCACAGCATGGAGTACATCCAGCAGCACTTTAGCACTGTGTGCAAACAA GAGGAGTTCCTCTCACTGTGTGCTGATAAACTGACTGAGATTATCTCCAGTGATCACCTGAACGTGCCACAGGAGGAGACGGTGTTTGAGGCAGCCATGCTCTGGTTGAACAAGTGCGATTCCCGCAGGCAGAGCTTTGAAAAG GTTCTCGAACACATCCGACTGCCTCTGATCAGCCCCTATTACATCCACGATGTGATCGAGTCTATGGATGTAGTGAAAGAGTCTCGAAAGTGCCAGGAACTGATCTCCGAAGCCAAAGACTACCTTCTGCTTCAGGACCGTAGAGGAGAACTCTACAGCCCCCGTGCTCGACCTCGAAGGGCCatgg GCACAGCTGAGGTAATAGTGACGGTGGGAGGGGAAGATGATAAGGTCGTGCTCAGGAGTGTGGAGAGCTTTGACCCCATGACCAGCCAGTGGAAAAGCCTGGCTTGCCTTCCCTTTGCTGTGAGCAAACACGGATTGGTGGTGTCAG GTTCCATGCTTTATCTGGCTGGCGGTGAATTCCCAGATGGCTCGGCGAGCAGAGAGATGTGGCGCTACGACCCCTGCTTTGACTCGTGGTTAGAGATGGCTCCCATGAATGTAGCTAGATCAGAACTAG GTCTGGTGATGCTAGACGGATACGTGTTTGCAGTGGGAGGCTGGGAGGGCCGCTCTCGCCTCGACTCCGTCGAGTGCTACAATCCGCACGCTAACACATGGCAGTTCATGGAGTCGGTTAAAATGGCTGTCACCAGTCCTGCTGTGGTCGCACTGGATGGACTGCTTTACGTCACAG GTGGTGCAGTTCTTGAAGACGGAGATGGAACCGACCTCGCTCAGGTATACAACCCTAAAACACACGTGTGGACAGAAGTGGCTCCAATGCAGATCGCCCGCTCAGGGTCTGCAGCCTGCACGCTGAAGGGCAAAATTTATGTTATAG GTGGATGGCACGCCTCCACAGAAAACACAGATAAAGTAGAATGCTATGACCCAAAAAGCAACAAGTGGACTATGTGCGCACCAATGAAGGAGCGGCGCTATCGGCCTGGAGTGGCAGTCGTGGACGGGAAGATCTATGTGTTAGGAGGAGAGGAGGGCTGGGACAG GTACCATGACACAATTGAACGGTACTGTGACGAGACAGACAGCTGGGAGCTTGTAGGCGAGATGCCAACGAGTCGTAGCTGGTTAAGCTGCGTCTCACTGCATATGAGGAAAGAATCTCACGCTGCTGGACCTCCTGGCACTGCCGCAGAGACAGAGTTTCCTGTGGATTGA